AAAATGACTTTTACGTTAATCCCTCTAGTCTTAAGCAAGTATGCAAGCTCGACAGCCCTCTCAGGCATTTTCTCCGGGCTTATTCTAGAAACCACTAATACATAGGGTTTTCTCTCATGGAAACCCAAAGGCTCCTGGCTGAGAAGTAATTTAAGGTTGGCTGGGGGATGAACGATTACTGGGTCTATCCCGTAATACTTCCTGAGGAATCTTGCGGTAAATGATGAGTTGGCAACGAATGCCTTAGCTTTTCTAAACACGAAGGGAAAGGCTACAGCGTTGATTAATGAGTACACTTTTCCGACAATTCTCCCCACTCCTTTTACCCCAGGATAGTAAGTGTCATGCGGCATTAAGCTTGGATAGTGGAAATAGATTACATCACCCACCCCTGAAATAGCATCGCCGCTCGTGTTTACCGTTAGAGCCGGCCTCCCAGGAGGTTCGCCAAGCCCTATGTCGTAGTTTTCAAACTCCTCAAGTTCAATGCCAAAGAATCTAACGATACTCGACAAGTCCTCGGGCTTTCTAAGACCCCACGAGTCGATATATACCTCGAAACCCTTCTTTGCGAAAGCGATTGCTGTTTCTATGGTTACGTACTCGCTTCCGCCAGGCCCCATCACCATTGTATTAATCATGTGGTGTTTCACTACAATATACTTCCTCATGAGCAGTACTCCTCAATCTGTGATTCAGGATCCCCGGGAAGTGTGATGGTGCAGTAACCCTTCTCCCTAAGAGATGAGGCAAGCCCTTCCGGGTCTCCATTTCTAGACGCGTCTACTACAACAAGGCCTGGTTTAGCTCTTTCTACGTACTGGACTAGATCATCGAAATCGCTGTGATCACTCAGCGCTACTAGATAAGTATGATCATCTATCTTCCTGAATGGTTCGCGGAACTCCCATCCGCTTAAGACTATGT
This is a stretch of genomic DNA from Thermosphaera aggregans DSM 11486. It encodes these proteins:
- a CDS encoding glycosyltransferase family 4 protein, giving the protein MRKYIVVKHHMINTMVMGPGGSEYVTIETAIAFAKKGFEVYIDSWGLRKPEDLSSIVRFFGIELEEFENYDIGLGEPPGRPALTVNTSGDAISGVGDVIYFHYPSLMPHDTYYPGVKGVGRIVGKVYSLINAVAFPFVFRKAKAFVANSSFTARFLRKYYGIDPVIVHPPANLKLLLSQEPLGFHERKPYVLVVSRISPEKMPERAVELAYLLKTRGINVKVILAGSLSEYNNDLYDDLRNAVAREGLEDYIEIIPNAPRSRLLQLYRESLLYVHITPREHFGISIVEAMAAGTPVIAPVDSGGWSDIGNYNPDIVKPYGRLEEAVKIISKLVRSKEEWERLSRNVRTRSFFFDRDSFHFKLYQALRKYIY